From a region of the Paenibacillus lutimineralis genome:
- a CDS encoding IclR family transcriptional regulator has translation MEDRKLTVRAVERALDILMCFTKKDDLGLTEIAAEIDLHKSTVHRLLNTLEEKGFVVRNTSTEKYRLGLKIWELSAHLSHNDDPAVLLLPQMEQLRDRLGETVSLYLRDGTDRLRIQAVQSNQAIRRVAPVGARLPLFVGASSKVLVAYADETVVQAVQNSPDWPTSVDRDAYVQQLQEIREQGYAISYEEREPGASAVAAPIFDRNGKIAAALSLSGPVSRLNPQNLHEYGPILIEAARDMGMMIHLG, from the coding sequence ATGGAAGATCGGAAATTAACAGTACGCGCCGTAGAACGGGCGCTTGACATATTGATGTGCTTCACAAAGAAAGATGACCTTGGGTTAACAGAAATTGCCGCGGAAATTGACCTGCATAAGAGCACGGTGCACCGCTTACTGAATACCCTTGAGGAGAAGGGATTCGTAGTCCGCAATACGTCTACCGAGAAGTACAGATTAGGCCTGAAAATATGGGAGTTGTCCGCGCATCTGTCGCATAATGATGATCCGGCAGTTCTGCTTCTTCCGCAAATGGAGCAGCTCCGCGATCGCCTTGGTGAGACGGTAAGCTTATACTTGCGGGACGGAACCGATCGTTTGCGCATTCAGGCGGTACAGAGTAATCAGGCTATTCGCAGGGTTGCTCCAGTTGGGGCTAGATTGCCGCTGTTCGTCGGCGCCTCCAGTAAGGTCTTGGTGGCCTATGCGGATGAAACGGTTGTTCAGGCTGTTCAGAACAGCCCTGATTGGCCCACCTCCGTGGACCGTGATGCGTATGTGCAGCAATTGCAGGAGATTCGCGAGCAGGGCTATGCTATCAGCTATGAGGAACGTGAGCCCGGGGCTTCAGCGGTCGCAGCTCCGATCTTTGATCGGAACGGCAAAATTGCCGCAGCTCTATCTTTATCCGGTCCGGTCAGCCGCTTGAATCCGCAGAATTTGCATGAGTATGGTCCGATATTGATCGAGGCGGCCAGAGATATGGGGATGATGATTCATCTCGGTTAA
- a CDS encoding YneF family protein: MNIVIPIITLIVGLIGGFAIGVFYLKNQLSKMQNDPQMLQKMAKQMGYNLNNKQMQRAQQMMKNQPPAVTGKKKKK, encoded by the coding sequence GTGAATATTGTAATTCCTATTATTACTTTAATCGTTGGTTTGATCGGCGGCTTTGCGATCGGCGTCTTCTATCTGAAGAACCAGCTTTCGAAGATGCAGAATGATCCGCAAATGCTACAAAAGATGGCCAAGCAGATGGGCTACAATCTGAATAACAAGCAGATGCAGCGCGCGCAGCAAATGATGAAGAACCAGCCGCCGGCTGTAACTGGGAAGAAGAAAAAGAAGTAG
- a CDS encoding HD-GYP domain-containing protein: MRFISVEDIEPGQILGRTVYSANGTVLLSEDIQLTVYMINTLKRVGVTMLYIKDPGFEDIEIEDVLSEPTKQAMFRDMSETMEAIRSGKDWSPRKIGVAVDSLLTDVLNNKEVMIQLTDIRTNDNAGYMHGVNVALLSTMIGLNLGLNYSQLKDLAIGALLHDIGKSVPLPEGADVESMKNHHTWRGFEILKNKRDFNLMIAHTALQHHERLNGSGLPRGLDESHIHLYPKIVAVANMYDNLIAGSEGSGGRPLLPHEACERLMACSEQELDHDALVEFTRIVSVYPNGSSVRLSTKEIGVVVRQHRGLPGRPVIRIVHGTNEAMEVKEVDLATETTTFIEAVLA; encoded by the coding sequence ATGAGATTTATAAGTGTTGAGGACATTGAGCCCGGACAGATACTAGGAAGAACCGTATATTCCGCGAATGGAACAGTGCTGCTGTCGGAGGATATTCAGCTTACGGTTTATATGATCAATACTTTGAAACGGGTTGGTGTCACTATGCTATACATCAAGGATCCCGGATTCGAGGATATTGAAATAGAGGATGTACTTAGTGAGCCAACGAAGCAGGCTATGTTCAGGGATATGAGCGAGACAATGGAAGCGATTCGATCCGGTAAGGACTGGAGTCCACGCAAGATAGGCGTCGCTGTGGACTCACTTCTGACAGATGTTCTGAACAATAAAGAGGTGATGATCCAGCTTACCGATATTCGCACTAATGATAATGCTGGATATATGCATGGGGTGAATGTCGCTTTGCTGTCAACCATGATCGGTCTGAATTTAGGCCTGAATTACTCACAATTGAAGGATCTAGCTATTGGTGCGCTGCTTCACGATATTGGGAAATCTGTACCTTTGCCGGAAGGGGCAGATGTGGAGAGCATGAAGAATCATCATACCTGGCGTGGATTTGAGATATTGAAGAACAAGCGTGATTTTAATCTGATGATTGCCCATACGGCACTGCAGCATCATGAGCGCCTGAATGGTAGCGGACTGCCGCGTGGTCTGGATGAAAGCCATATTCATCTGTATCCGAAAATTGTAGCTGTCGCCAATATGTACGATAATCTGATCGCTGGTAGCGAAGGGAGCGGAGGTCGTCCGCTGCTCCCCCATGAGGCTTGTGAAAGACTGATGGCTTGCTCTGAGCAAGAGCTGGATCATGATGCGCTTGTGGAGTTCACGAGGATTGTGTCCGTCTATCCCAACGGCTCATCGGTACGGCTGTCCACGAAGGAGATCGGCGTCGTTGTTCGTCAGCATCGAGGTCTGCCGGGCAGGCCGGTCATTCGCATCGTTCACGGAACGAATGAAGCGATGGAAGTGAAGGAAGTGGACCTTGCTACAGAGACTACCACTTTTATTGAAGCGGTTTTGGCTTGA
- a CDS encoding alpha/beta hydrolase: MKLSNRNDLPLQPDWISPDSSVYKSKRISLKNIIVALLLSIIFFLIFCFVALHGFIAWVLSNPTVAPLYSNPKLAKNLDYYNISFPAADGSRMMQGWYIPADSSRKTIVFSHGYGANREESWIPMYDLAHYAHRLNFNVLMFDYGFAAGGSKEVATGGKKEAQQLLGAIQYAKQHGGDELIVWGFSMGAGTALQAALYSKDIDAMILDSTFLLEPDTMYHNIRQHIDLPRHPSLEIIGLLLPVLNGTSLRQIPYQAVKTEDYPFPILFVHGTKDDKAPYPIAEQLAENQTNPISDVWIVKDSHHELIFREHPKEYLRLVSSFLGRVEASMGSSNP, translated from the coding sequence ATGAAATTATCAAATCGCAACGATCTTCCTCTGCAGCCTGATTGGATCAGCCCCGACTCTTCCGTGTATAAATCGAAACGGATTAGTCTTAAGAATATTATCGTCGCTCTGTTACTGTCCATTATCTTCTTCCTAATCTTCTGCTTTGTTGCTCTGCACGGGTTCATCGCTTGGGTGTTGTCCAATCCGACAGTGGCCCCACTATACTCCAACCCGAAGCTCGCCAAGAATCTGGATTACTACAATATCTCCTTCCCCGCTGCGGATGGCAGCCGGATGATGCAAGGCTGGTATATACCTGCGGATTCTTCACGTAAGACAATTGTGTTCAGTCACGGCTATGGCGCGAATCGGGAGGAGAGCTGGATTCCGATGTACGATCTCGCCCACTATGCCCATCGTTTGAATTTTAATGTCCTTATGTTCGATTATGGATTTGCCGCTGGGGGCAGCAAAGAAGTTGCGACTGGTGGAAAAAAAGAAGCCCAGCAGCTGCTAGGAGCAATCCAATATGCCAAGCAGCATGGAGGCGATGAGCTCATCGTCTGGGGCTTCTCCATGGGAGCCGGTACAGCGCTGCAGGCTGCACTTTATAGCAAAGATATCGATGCCATGATACTGGATAGCACTTTCCTGCTTGAGCCAGATACGATGTATCATAACATTCGACAGCATATCGATTTACCACGCCATCCTTCTCTGGAGATTATCGGGCTGCTGCTGCCCGTGCTGAATGGTACAAGTCTGCGGCAAATCCCGTATCAAGCGGTCAAGACGGAGGACTATCCGTTCCCAATTCTGTTCGTACACGGCACCAAAGACGATAAGGCTCCTTACCCGATCGCTGAACAATTAGCCGAGAACCAGACGAACCCCATTTCAGATGTATGGATCGTCAAAGATTCTCATCATGAGTTGATTTTCCGCGAGCATCCGAAGGAGTACTTGCGTCTTGTCTCAAGCTTCCTTGGTCGTGTTGAAGCCTCTATGGGCTCCAGCAACCCTTAG
- the folE gene encoding GTP cyclohydrolase I FolE codes for MSGLKDYVNTHVGENREKVEYHVREILKLIGEDVEREGLIETPARVARMYEEIFAGYEIDPRDVLGVTFEEDHEELVIVKDIVYFSQCEHHMAPFFGKAHIGYIPSGRIAGLSKLARLVEAVTRRLQVQERITSQIADILEEVLEPQGVIVVVEGEHMCMCARGVKKPGSKTITSAVRGTFRTDAASRAEFLSLIKE; via the coding sequence ATGTCAGGATTAAAGGATTATGTAAATACGCATGTTGGTGAGAATCGGGAAAAGGTTGAATACCATGTTCGTGAAATTTTGAAGCTAATTGGTGAAGATGTTGAGCGGGAAGGGCTTATTGAGACACCGGCCCGTGTCGCCCGAATGTATGAGGAGATCTTTGCGGGGTATGAGATAGATCCTCGCGATGTACTGGGAGTAACCTTCGAAGAGGATCATGAGGAACTGGTCATCGTCAAAGATATCGTATATTTCAGTCAATGTGAGCACCACATGGCGCCTTTCTTCGGCAAGGCACATATAGGTTATATTCCAAGTGGGAGAATTGCTGGACTTAGTAAGTTAGCCCGGCTGGTGGAAGCGGTGACCCGTAGACTGCAGGTTCAGGAGCGGATTACTTCGCAAATTGCCGACATCTTGGAAGAAGTACTTGAACCGCAAGGTGTGATCGTTGTCGTCGAGGGCGAGCATATGTGTATGTGTGCCCGCGGTGTGAAGAAGCCAGGCAGCAAGACGATCACTTCGGCGGTAAGAGGTACCTTCCGTACCGATGCTGCTTCTAGAGCAGAGTTTTTATCTCTAATTAAAGAATAA
- a CDS encoding Fe-Mn family superoxide dismutase — protein MLSIYGPYLPVRILEEIYCWKRQEARNTQLIKAAIPGLEPEYVKLLDEWNCVFRGTEEEASRLLHHALSNTNATSYPHFLKEVEKLLDVSCRQSNEFIRQLHYILDHSAAVQSNPHAQALLRHVIQESEHYLLKAQSLNAPHHPAHMMDNKSPNDPYSSAEYTAGPRPEIHANEQNLQADISISPENNPNHDDKENNDVTASVSEAAVSSDIRKEQSDGNLVNSANPMISPNQAHPANPADPPSDKDRPVPIGKHTLPPLPYAYNALEPHIDEKTMRIHHDIHHKSYVDGLNTAEKKLQDARKSGNFDLVKHWERELAFNGAGHYLHTIFWDSMNPNGGGRPEGELLEYIKRDFGSYDAFKNQFSKAAEKVEGGGWAILVWSPRSHRLEILTAEKHQNLTQWDVVPLLVLDVWEHAYYLKHQNERPKYIEDWWNVVYWPAVAKRFEQAKKLKWQPF, from the coding sequence ATGCTATCCATTTATGGCCCCTATCTGCCTGTGCGTATTCTGGAAGAGATCTACTGCTGGAAGCGCCAGGAAGCCAGGAACACGCAATTAATTAAAGCGGCTATTCCTGGACTGGAACCGGAATACGTCAAACTACTTGACGAATGGAACTGTGTATTCCGAGGGACGGAGGAGGAAGCAAGCCGTCTATTGCATCATGCTTTGAGCAACACCAATGCTACCTCATACCCCCATTTCTTGAAAGAGGTCGAGAAGCTGCTTGATGTCTCCTGCCGCCAATCGAATGAGTTCATCAGGCAGCTACACTATATTCTCGATCACAGTGCTGCTGTACAGTCCAACCCACATGCACAGGCCTTACTACGACACGTCATCCAAGAATCGGAACATTACCTGCTGAAGGCCCAAAGCCTAAATGCCCCACACCATCCCGCTCATATGATGGACAATAAATCTCCCAACGATCCCTACTCCTCAGCAGAGTATACGGCTGGCCCCAGACCTGAAATTCACGCTAATGAGCAAAATCTACAAGCGGACATCTCTATTTCTCCAGAAAATAACCCTAACCATGACGACAAAGAAAACAATGATGTTACTGCCAGCGTATCCGAAGCTGCCGTCTCTTCTGATATCCGCAAGGAACAAAGTGATGGCAACCTGGTGAATTCCGCTAACCCAATGATCTCGCCTAATCAAGCACATCCGGCTAATCCCGCTGATCCGCCAAGCGATAAAGACCGTCCCGTCCCAATTGGCAAACATACGTTACCGCCGCTACCCTACGCTTATAATGCTCTGGAACCTCATATCGATGAGAAGACAATGCGCATCCACCACGATATCCATCACAAATCCTATGTAGACGGTCTGAATACAGCCGAGAAAAAGTTGCAGGATGCACGGAAATCAGGCAATTTCGATCTCGTAAAGCATTGGGAACGGGAACTCGCCTTCAATGGTGCCGGACATTATCTGCATACGATCTTCTGGGATAGTATGAATCCAAATGGTGGCGGCAGACCAGAAGGAGAGCTGTTAGAATATATCAAGCGTGATTTTGGCAGCTATGATGCCTTCAAGAATCAATTCTCGAAGGCAGCCGAGAAGGTGGAAGGCGGCGGTTGGGCGATCCTAGTCTGGAGCCCACGCAGCCACCGATTGGAGATACTCACAGCCGAGAAGCATCAGAATCTGACCCAATGGGATGTCGTTCCGCTGCTCGTTCTGGACGTATGGGAGCATGCCTACTATCTGAAGCATCAGAATGAACGTCCCAAATATATCGAGGATTGGTGGAATGTCGTCTACTGGCCAGCGGTCGCCAAGCGGTTCGAGCAAGCGAAGAAATTGAAATGGCAGCCCTTCTAG